From Thiovulum sp. ES, a single genomic window includes:
- a CDS encoding preprotein translocase, SecE subunit (PFAM: SecE/Sec61-gamma subunits of protein translocation complex~TIGRFAM: preprotein translocase, SecE subunit, bacterial) encodes MEKLIKAFRDAKVELSKVIFPTKSQVKSAFFSVFVVVTIISLFLALVDFTMSSSLSAILG; translated from the coding sequence ATGGAAAAGTTAATTAAAGCTTTTAGAGATGCTAAGGTTGAATTATCTAAAGTAATTTTCCCCACAAAATCTCAAGTCAAAAGTGCGTTTTTTTCTGTTTTTGTCGTCGTTACAATAATTTCACTATTTTTAGCATTAGTTGATTTTACAATGTCATCTTCTCTTTCTGCTATTTTAGGATAA
- a CDS encoding transcription termination/antitermination factor NusG (PFAM: Transcription termination factor nusG~TIGRFAM: transcription termination/antitermination factor NusG) has protein sequence MVENEHKWYTIRTYAGREQYVKKALLYMIEDENLQAVIKEVVVPTEDIIDNKDGKKRIIERSLFSGYVFANMLLDSANELVSRVQSISSVSGFIGDKYGPTPLSEKDIEKILNKVHNRPAPRPKVAFLKGESVRINEGSFKNFQATVEDYDIETGTLKLNVLILGRPSSTELPYSQVEKIEEDYNK, from the coding sequence ATGGTTGAAAACGAACATAAATGGTACACGATCAGAACATATGCTGGACGAGAACAATATGTAAAAAAGGCTCTTCTTTATATGATTGAAGATGAAAATCTTCAGGCAGTTATTAAAGAAGTTGTTGTCCCAACAGAAGATATAATCGATAATAAAGATGGAAAAAAGCGTATTATTGAAAGGTCTCTCTTTTCAGGATATGTCTTTGCTAACATGCTTTTAGATTCAGCAAATGAGCTTGTTTCAAGAGTTCAATCTATTTCAAGTGTTTCAGGTTTTATCGGCGATAAGTATGGTCCAACACCACTTAGCGAAAAAGATATTGAAAAAATTCTAAATAAAGTCCATAATCGACCTGCTCCAAGACCTAAAGTTGCATTTCTTAAAGGTGAGTCAGTTCGAATTAATGAGGGTTCATTTAAGAATTTCCAAGCAACAGTTGAAGATTATGATATTGAGACAGGAACATTGAAACTAAATGTTCTAATTTTGGGAAGACCCTC